The window CCAAAGGGCTAGAAAAATAATACATGGCTCTGTAGTCTCATAATTAAGGCATTCACCTCTGAAAGGTGAAACTTcgtcttttttcctcctccagaaattatttattttacactgGACAGTCACTGTTCAATAAATAACAAGGGCATAAACAGGGACACATGGACAGAGATTTCAGCTACATTCCCTGATTTCTAATAGGGCCAGGTCATTTAAATAAGGCTGCTTGAAATATGCAGGTTAACACAACCTATTACCTGGGCACATAGCTGGTTATATCTAACAGTGTAACCATTTcaatttataaaagaaaagaaaacagcacttgttttcagaaagctttggTATTCTGGTAACTTGACCACACGTTTGGAGAACAGTTGAGGATGTAGATACCTAAAGAAGTATATTCACAATAAAAAAAGCCATGGTCATAGTGTAACTAGTCCAGCAAAGGGGCCATGAAAATGATAAGGGATTGGAGCACCTGCCATACAAGGGAGAGGCTCCgattgttcagccttgagaagaCAAGCTCAGGGGAGGGAGTAAAGACAACCAAGCCAGACACTTCTCAGTGCTGCCCACTGGAAGGGCAGcaggcaatgggcacagacagaaatgcaagaaattcTACCTAAACATAaggtggttgggttttgtttgtttggtggagttttttttaactactgtgAGGCTGGTCAAACTCTGGACCAGACTCACCTGAGAGGTTGTGgcatctctgtccttggagatattctAAACTCAACTGGAAAAGGCCCTGAGCAGCCCGTACTAATTGACTCCACTAgaccagaggtcccttccaatctcaattctctgtttctgtgttcaATACACGATCAAATGTCTGTCATGAGGATGGAAGAAGTAATTTAACCCCTAACACATTATattgcatatttatttaatgatttaaatCAACATTTCCTTGTCAGTGTACAGTTAACCATCGACATGTCAAAACAGGCCAACGTGCTTTCTAGCTTTGCCCTATGAATCCAGAAACACTGTCAAAGTATTTATGACAAATAACTGGACACTATCAAAGTATCctcatgttaaaataaattggtTAAGTACACCAAGAGATCTAAAACAAGATTATTATTcctcaaggttttttttttaaatgtaaatgtttttacttGCTTTTGCCTAACTGCCAGATTAGCAGCAGCTTGTCTGCCAGAGTGGGGAAGGAGTAACAGGCTGTAATCACTAACTGCGAGCACAAACAGCTCCCCTGCCTAATGATCTTGCCTGCCACAGACTGAAAACCCACTGACCTGCTCCTAAGATTTTTGACACACTTTCTACACTTTTACAATACGCACAGGAGTCATAATCTATAGTTTAAGATTAGATTACGAACTACAgatagaaaagatgaaaaacctTACTGGATCTCAATCCAAGCATGGCTCCAAATGTAGACTTAGCTCAGCTAGAAAGCCATGGGGTTGtgggacagaaggaaaaaagtgccaAACCCTGAACTCAAAGCAGCACAAGCAGTGTGCCATTATTACTAACTTAAAAGTAATTAAGTACTTATGTCTTAAAAGAGTCATTAATTAGAATTAATGCTTTTTATCAGCAGTGTAATTTGTAGTTTTCTGTAACCAAAGATGTAAGGACATAAGAAAATGGTTTGTATCATGAGCAATTTTCATATGCatcccctcctttttttaaaaaaaaaaaatttaaaaaggctGTATGGACATCTAGCCAGAGAGAGTACAAAATTCACATGTAGCTTTACAACCACTACAATAGATGAGAGAATGGTATTTTTGGAgttctttaattaattttttcttctgcttcagagGAATAGCGGGGTCACTGTCTATCTCTTGAACCAATGCAAGAAGATACtgatttgtttgttgtttttgatCTTCGTATTCTTTAGTTGTCACGCGCTGACAGAAGGTGAAGCCTTTGTAAGAAATCAGAGGTTCATATTAAGTTTAATGCATCATGTAAGcgcttaatttaaaaaaaaatatgatcagAAACAGATATATTGATGATCCAGTTCAGATACAATTAAATTCTCTACAATGTGAAATATATAGTCCTCCACTGAGCATGGATGAATACCtaaacattaattgcaaaaataaaattgaaaagcagTGTTATAATTGCAATTATCGCAGATGATTTTGCCCTGCAAACAGGCCTGCAAGACAAAGAGCCAATACAGTTCTTGCAAACAGAAGACATAATGAAGAATACTACGGGACAAGAATGGCACCTTGCTGTTTTCATGATCCAGCAATTCCCTGCGAGTGAATCAAATCCATCTCAAGGCCCAGTACACAATGCAAGTGaccaaatattttggaaaacagttgCCTCTGAACCACAGCTCTGAGTTCAGAGGAACTTCTTGATGACTGGACAGCTCAGCATGGTTTGGGCACCAGAAGCAGAGGTGATGGATCAGGCAGCAGTTCAGGGTGAGGATAGAGCAAGGAACTGGAGACAGATAGGTCACTTAAGCACTATTTAGCTATAAAAATGTTGTGAAGCTACGCAGCGGAGTACCGCCCTGCAAGGATTCAAGCCCCATCATTGGACAGATGAGTTCTGGCCTGAAGAAAGACTGGCATTCAGCTACTCCACACGTTAGTGAGCAAGTTGGTTGAACAGATGTCAATTgcctaaaagggaaaaaattcttaCTGTTCCTTCTGTACAGACACCATCTTAAGGCATCACACAGAGAGTGGTGATAACCTGAGCTGCCAGAATTTTCACGTGCACCTATCCTTCCCTTCTTTTACAATGAGTCTGTCAAACACCAAATGTGAAATACTTTTTATGGTTTAGTAGAGTCAGATCTAGAAGACGTAGCTCTTTCAAAAGCCAAAGCTTAACAACTTCTGCCACAAAGTTTCACTCTTAAAACTTCAGGGTGTATCCTTTAGTCCAGAGGTTTCAAGTGTCTTACTGGATTAAAACCAACCCCAAAGTTCCCTCAGTGCTTTTAGGAATGTTTATTTCCAGCAGACCTAATGATTACCTTCCTGCAATAGATAAGGCTCCTTTTTCTATCATGGTCACCCagcctcccctcctgctcccacctgCACTTCTGAAGTTCACCAGCTCAGAATGCTCAGTAGCtctcaggaaatattttcctcctgcttcctccatgagaaaaaggaaaatgacacCAGAATACAAGGCACACAGGAACACGGGAATACGCCATGCTGGAGAGCTTACAATCAGATCAAACTAGCTATTTCAACAAGTAGATGGAATCTACATGCATTTACAGGTTGAAACTCCAAAACTTAGTAGGGAGAGCACAGTATGGAGTTTGTACTTCAGTTGTCTGTTCCATGTACCGATGGAGATCACACAGGCTCCAAGAACACTGTAGacctgcagctccttcctctgTTGCTCATCTCCGTATTCTTTGGCTACACAATATGCGATGCTCAGAACACTGAACTGGAAGCAATTTGGATGCATTCCAGAACCCAACACAGATGGTAGAAGATTATGTACCAAAACAACTTCTCAGACAGCTGCTCTATTAAATATAGTATTAAACAGCACAATAACTTACAGTATTATCCAGTTCCCTAATGGTTTCTCTTCAATGTTTAACCACATAATACACTGGCAATACAGAAGTCAAAAGGAAGAAGCTGACGAGtcagagagaaattaaattatttaaccCAATCCTTTTAATCACAGTACCGGAAGATATTTTTGGCAGCAAGGCCAGATGGAAAGTTAGCTCATAAAAGAAATGAGCTGGAAAACATGAATCCCACATACACATCAAGTGTCAAATACCTTTCCTTTAGGCTACACTACCATTCTGTAAGTTTTAGATTCTTAGTAAACTTTGTGCTAacccagaaaaggaagagagttCTTCAAAACACTAAACAATTAAGGTCTGTGTTCAAGACATCTATTAGAAACTCAAACTACTGAGCTCTATGAGAATTTTTAGGTGTCTTGTGGAAGAAATGTAAGAATGCTGTTCCTAAATATAAAATCACATCAAATTCACAAACCAAATAAGCAAGTCATTTCAGGAAAcaattttgcattaatttttccaaagtaattatttggtaaaacaaaaaagattgtAATGTGTTCAAACTAGATAATTAATAGAATTCTTGTTCTCTAATACTCAGAGATCAGTGTTTTACTTACAGCAGATAATTATTTGGTGATTCAGTGACTAGTTGCTTTAATGCTTCAATTCTgataaaggaaaagaacataGTCTATGCAAAATTATAGTCAACTGATGATAAATTGATTAGTATAGAATggtttatataaaaatgtgtatcACATCATCTACCTGAATCGATATCTGGATCTTGTCCTTCTAGCAAACTCTCAAGTCTCCTACTAGTTAGTTCCAGAAGAGTTAAAGGAGTCTGAAAATACAatccaacaaagaaaaaaattacaaacccaataattctgtattttgagaatttaaatttttcagatGATCAATTTAAAAACTACATCATTAACTGCAGAAGAATCTATGCCTACCTTTATTTAGGTACACATTCAAAATCTCTCACAAAAATCACACCAAAACACATACACAtgtttatttctgatatttcaggccaaagaagaggaggcaagatgTTCTAGATGTTGTTTTCCACTGAACTACAGCAAAAATGTAGCGTAGATCTTGAACTGATTTCAGCTTATATAATACACAAGGCTCTCAGCTGCAGTTGTGAAAAAGCAAGCCACCATCCACTCCACTGTCAGTGCTACGACGTGTTGGGCACTTCGTTTGTTAGATCTGGCTCCATCTCCAATCATGAGTCAAAGCCCTAACCCTCATGTCAGAACCcttaataacaacaacaacaacaaaatagtATTTGGTCTTGGCTGTATATTAACACATACAAAACTCATACTACTACTTGATACTTTCAAACTAAACTGGagctaattaaaaagaaaaaatatctcccATGTCTCTAGCTGAGGTCAGCTAATGTGCTGtataagaattaaaaataatattttactgaaaccAAATCAATGTTTTTGTGAGACTTATTTGTAACTGGACAATAAATGTCTAGAGTATTTGACAGCTATTTTACGACACCTGAGATAATTAGTTAATCTCTATCTAATTCAGTGTTTTTATGAGGAATTTTATAGTTGAGGAAAACAGTAGAGAAGCATCACAACTTTAATGCACTGGTTGAATTCAGAAAGTCAATATAGAGTCTGGGAAGGTTGCATCTTTTCACACACGTGACAATATGATGGAATGTAAATAAAGGAGACTATAAAATACACCTGTATATTTACATAACCTATCAAGTTAAACAGAAAGGCCATTTCATTTTGTggttctatttattttctttaatttagaaGTTAAGGTTTCAAAATACCAAAAGAAACTTTTAAGAGTTGTCAAAGCTCTACATGTATGCTGGGGCACCAGAGCATGCCATCTTGTACATTACTTAGGGTATGTCAGCTGAATTCTAAAGGAGAAAGACACTAAGAAGCCTAAAAATTTAGTAGACAGCCATCAGAAACAAGGTGCCAAAAGACCTCTATAAAAATTTCTTaatattccaaatattttattaacacaAATTACACAAATAAAGAGAGAGGATATCATATATAAAGGATTGCAAAGCTCTCAAAAAGCTGTCCTCCGTAGTCTGAAATAGTTTCTCACCCCACTTGACTGTACCATTAAACCGTAACAGATGGAACATTAAACCCTGCTCCTCAGACCCGTCATCTCCAGAAAGGCACTTTATGgcatttaacatttaaaatgactAAGCCAATGAGGTAAGGAAAACACTACCTTGAAGAGCTCGGAGTGATTGTCCATCAGAAACTGAGTCAGCAGTTCTGCCTGTGGTTTTGACAAGGTCTTATTTTGTAAGATGAACTTTGTGCAAGTCTTAATGATCACTGACCTGTTATCAAACTAGAAAAAGAACCACTCAGATTTGGCATTAAATTTACTTGCAATGTGTCAGCAAAGACTAAGTATAACAGGATGCTATCAGTGGGAAGAACATCttggtatttgttttaaaacaaatcacatTGGAAAACAGTAAACAGAATACTTctaactctgaaaaaaaccctagtgCTACTATAGGAAAGTGCTATTTCCCAcactaaacaaaacagatacTTACTTGTCTTTGTAATTTGTAGCCCTCCGATTCGGATGCAATGGCTATGAATGTCAGGAGTCTATGTATTTCTTCTCGGATATTTGGtgctaataattttaaataaagttgcGATGCCTCTAGAGCTtgatctgtttttcctttttctgcaatGGAGTAAAACAGTGTATCCAGTGCAACTGTTAATTTTCAGAGTCAagaatacatatttaaattCCAATATTAATCgaattttagggttttttccccctccaaacaAAACAGGTTATCTCAGTGACTTCTAAAAACTTTTGGCAAGACTCAATACAACATTTAATCAATATAAGCTTAAAGTATTTGTCCCATAGCCAGTCAGAGAACAGATGTACTTGGACAATACATACAGAATATTACTATGTTCCGTGTACAATGTGTGAACACTGAAGTGGTGTTTGCATCATTTGTGTTTACGCATCTTTTTATTGTATTCCAGGATTCATCTCAAAGTAATTAATGAGCTAAACAATCCTaactttttaattgctttgaggttctgtttgggttttttggttgttgttggggtttttttgttgtttggtttgggttttttgttttgtttggttgttttttgtggttGGCTGGTatgtgtgcccccccccccttttttttaagccattaGGTTACAAGTTTCTCAAGGAAATGTGATAAGGTGAAAATAGTCTCCTGTAAAAACCCCTTTAGATTATAATTCTAGTTATCTTCACTTGGAAAGTGAGGAACTATCAAACAGCCAAGTAACTGTAAGGCAAGATAAAGATGAGGGCAGAGACAGGAATAGAACCTAAGTATGATTGATTTTCTGGCCTCTGTCCTATTACTGGGACAGAGGTTAATTTTACAAGCAGTTATCCAGGACTTTCGGAGGTGTACCTCAAGTCGTTTGAAACCATCTTTGTTTAAAGAGAACATCAAAAGAACAAGTGATCCTTTCCCAAAAAGGAAGGGCAGAcaaaaatgcaggaaagagAACTGCCAAAGGACATCATCAAGACAGGTAAAAGTGTAGATGTGAAAACAGGAAGTTAAATCATTTCTAGAGAAAAAGTTTAAGAGTTTCTCTGATCTGTGATTAAAACTTTACTGGGTTACTTTAAAagactgtagaaaaaaaagaaaaagaaaagttccaATGTAAAAAGGGTCAATAAACCACTTAGACTAGTTTGTCCACCGGCATCCATCTGTAACATAAGTACTCtagatttgtttattttaaaggcaacAAGCACATCAACATGCTTGCCTTCACAACACAACTGTATTATCAGCCATCTTGAAATCAAACCATTTAACAGttgagaaaaatacagttataaCTGTTAATATAttgataaaaaaatcaagtcgTACTTTAGTTAACTGCAGcacttttcaaatttattttgaaagtgttttaaatatgtAGAGGTTCACAGCTAGTTTGAGCTATCTCCTGCACTACAGTCAGAGCAACAGCACTTTATCAAAGTAAGGCTAACTGCACTGGATTCTGCTTGAAAATCGTTAGAATGCCAGTTGTTCTACACTGATGACTATAATGTATTCCATAGCACTGACAgggaaaaatggttttaaaatagtCAATCTCCTAACATTGATCTAGTATGATCTAGAACACAGCTGAGGACCCAGAAACATAAACTAATATATTCAAACAGAGAATCATTTCCTAATGACAACATTATGGTTACCACTtcatcaaaaagaaataaaagcactagAAACTGCTTGTGAGATGGTCTTACTCAAGttggaaaaggtgaaaaaattaAGGCAAGAATAAGAAAGCAGACTAGCCCTGGACGTTCACAGGTCATGTAGTTTAGATCAAGCCGATAATACAGAAAAGACCTATGGGCAACTAAAGCATTAGAGTAATTCTGACACTGTCACAGAATTATGACACTGTCTTTTTCCTTGCCTACAGGATTTGGCTGCTTTGATTCTCTAATTTACTAATATTCTATAATATCAGTATATAtcagttttgtatttaaagtGCACATATGAACTATGCCATCTTTAATTTAAGTGAACATTTAGCAGAAGTTACCCGtcaattatttcaaattagCATTCTTCTTTTCTGGATGGATTATGTAATTTTGCCATAATTTCCCTTTCATGACTTCTATTAtaatttgatttgttttttccttagcgaaatactgataaaaatattgccttttgtattttcatgagGTCTTGGCCACAGGATCTACCACTCTGCTCCAACTTTTACACAAGCCAACTGTGCTCCTATGCCAGTAAGCTTGTCATAGATGTctaaaaactgaaaactgagACTTTGGGTAACACTCCATAAACCCTACAGAACTGAAGAAGTAACAGGGCCTATTTAGGGTAGGGTTAATCTTAAActtgtatttaaattaaacCCTTCTGTTTTACTTGTAAGCATTTgtggggaggttttggggtttggggttttttttggggggggggggggggggggcgggcacaGGAGGGAGATATATCACAGCTTGAATCACAATCTCAACAGCCCCTCTtatcattttaaataacttctaTTACTAAAAAAGCCTAAAGTCCAGAACTTACAAAACCTTATTTGGGTTAAGAAGAAAACTTTACAGCAATGATTTTACTTTTATGTTATTGGTCACAAGTAGCAATACAGGAAATTCTGACTAGCAGTaagaaattttcaaaatgagagTAATTTAAACAGATTACCCACAGAGGCTGGCAATTCTCTATCCTTgcagattttcaaaattcagctaGAGCAGGCCCTATGCAAATTGATCTAACTTTGAAGTTTGTCTTTGCCTTGAGCAGGTGTTCTGCCTAGTGACCTTGAGCGTTCCCTTCCAACCTATAAAGTGCATCTGCAATAGCATTGCAAATGGTGTTATGATTCAATCAAAGCTTACTAAGTTCCATCCTTTATACAGCTTTCACTTGCTTCTTTTGTTCCAGGTTGCTCTTACCTATAAGTTCTATAATTCCTGAATGAATATCGAGATCCTGAGTGGTAAGAAGAGAGTCCTTTTTTTGACTATAATACTTTATTATAATGTCAAAAAGAATCTTCTTGTATGAATTCAGACTGCTTGGTTTGTTAGTGCTTTGAGATAACTGCTGACTAACCATCACTATGAACTGGTCTGGGAAATACTCCAAGCATTCAACTGCAGCATAGAGCCATTTGTCAAGCCTGTAGAAGGAAAAGTTAGTTTTAGTGCTTACTTTAAAACACTCTGCCTGTTCTTATTTaatcctttaaagaaaattagataAAAAATAACCGTACAGGTATAGTCACATATTTGAACCACAGCATTAAGCTTGTTGCTTATTAAGCAGtttatgtaatttatttcaCTATAGTAGTTCAAGGACTTGCTCAAAATAAGCAACTCATATGGTTTTCTTATGCTACAGAAAATACACCTGAGGTACACCCAGATCAAAACAACCATGCCAGATTGTCACTGGCCCTAGAACACTTGCCTGATTCAGCTAGtacataaaaccaaacaccacccCACTATTACTTCAGCACACATGAAAACACACGTGccaccacccctccccccccatcccccttcATATTGAGGGCAATTAATCCTACAACAATTTGTAATCCTGGTGGCTATTCATACTTGGAGTTTCCCATTTCTCAGCATGCTATGAACCAGACTTAAATAATATACTATGTACAAAGATGCTACTCCAGCCCCCCACTTAAGTACTTGTAGAataaagtgatttattttttaatttaattttctttacactCATCTGATAGATTAGCAAAGACCCAAATATTAGAGACATTTAATACAGAGTAACCACCACATAAGAGAGATTTTAAGAGACATAAACCCACCAAGCACCCAAGAATCAAGTACAATGGAAGTATAAAGCTCAAAAGAAAGAGTGTTCATTAAGCCATTCTGGGAGGAAAAACCCAGGGAGTTGAGATGCTATCCAGTTATAAACCTAGTCTGGAATTGGGAGTTTCATTAGCTTATACAAAACTCTAaacatatgtaaaaatattaatattttctccCCAAAGCAAGAATACATAAAAGTTGTAAGAAAGAATCTCTTTAGGTACATAGATTGACCTCAATCTCACAGATAAAAATTGTATAGATTTGACAGAAATAAGCATTACTAACACATATACACATGAGGAGACATGCCTTAGCATGTACCTTTAATGAGTATGTCAAGATAGAGATAAGCCCAAGTGCAATCAACAGGAACACTACAGAAATAAGAgaacatttaaggaaaaaaaagcactgatgAAATGCAGCTACTTCCACTTCTATATTCTCATGATATAAGCATTCTCAGTGCTACCGCTtagtttctccttttctgttgctAACAATAGGTGCCTTACTGACTTTATATCTTCACAGCACCAGAAACTGTGACAAACAAAAAGCCTCAGAATAAATTTCTAATATCTGTTACAGAGACCTAAGAGTGAAGTGTCTGCTCTAGATATCAGGAGTGTTTTCGACACTTGACATTAAAGTTTCAGTGTATACCTAAAATCTTCAAGTGTCCAATCCTAAACATATACTTTTTGTGAATTTCCTTaccatttctgaaaagaagtcAACAAAGGAAACTACATGAATGCCACCCTTGTCTACAAGTATACAAGTCTAACGATGTCTACTTTGTTCACTTAACATAAATCATCgataaagattaaaataaagcatttactAACAAATTCATTTTATAGAACTTACTCAGGCAAGTTTAAGCTACATGTAACCTCTCTGTCCAGAAAAGTATTTGAGATAATCAGGTCTTCTTCTTTGCCAAAACAGTCTGGTTTTGTCTTCACTGAAGACACCAAGATATCTTCTAGGAATGGAACATCAATTAACTGCAGCAGCCGTAGCAGAGTTTGCTGTTTCCAGATATCTTCTATTACTGATaccataaacaaacaaacaaacaacccaccTTCAGAAATAAGATCTTAGGTAAAACACTAACCTTGGTTTTTACTCACTCagtgtttt of the Grus americana isolate bGruAme1 chromosome 1, bGruAme1.mat, whole genome shotgun sequence genome contains:
- the DEPDC4 gene encoding DEP domain-containing protein 4 isoform X2 — its product is MAVYLTPRFRKLRSQSELEPRRGSARRRDCDGPFQATQLWNSIIHALHSQVEIKRRRQHLKTYKNCFTGSNAVDVVLSHLMQSMYLSCNDISRLKGVRVCQALMDHKVFEPVGAKLYLFKNEKETEFEDTNTSLYKFVNSSLTPLLPRKNKDNENLSPEQICKQKTKRCSKVKCETTLSNPLALEAADKKRVEELLRSINVHASLPPKIMVNEPTHLLSKRVIEDIWKQQTLLRLLQLIDVPFLEDILVSSVKTKPDCFGKEEDLIISNTFLDREVTCSLNLPELDKWLYAAVECLEYFPDQFIVMVSQQLSQSTNKPSSLNSYKKILFDIIIKYYSQKKDSLLTTQDLDIHSGIIELIEKGKTDQALEASQLYLKLLAPNIREEIHRLLTFIAIASESEGYKLQRQFDNRSVIIKTCTKFILQNKTLSKPQAELLTQFLMDNHSELFKTPLTLLELTSRRLESLLEGQDPDIDSGFTFCQRVTTKEYEDQKQQTNQYLLALVQEIDSDPAIPLKQKKKLIKELQKYHSLIYCSGCKATCEFCTLSG
- the DEPDC4 gene encoding DEP domain-containing protein 4 isoform X1 codes for the protein MAVYLTPRFRKLRSQSELEPRRGSARRRDCDGPFQATQLWNSIIHALHSQVEIKRRRQHLKTYKNCFTGSNAVDVVLSHLMQSMYLSCNDISRLKGVRVCQALMDHKVFEPVGAKLYLFKNEKETEFEDTNTSLYKFVNSSLTPLLPRKNKDNENLSPEQICKQKTKRCSNRVKCETTLSNPLALEAADKKRVEELLRSINVHASLPPKIMVNEPTHLLSKRVIEDIWKQQTLLRLLQLIDVPFLEDILVSSVKTKPDCFGKEEDLIISNTFLDREVTCSLNLPELDKWLYAAVECLEYFPDQFIVMVSQQLSQSTNKPSSLNSYKKILFDIIIKYYSQKKDSLLTTQDLDIHSGIIELIEKGKTDQALEASQLYLKLLAPNIREEIHRLLTFIAIASESEGYKLQRQFDNRSVIIKTCTKFILQNKTLSKPQAELLTQFLMDNHSELFKTPLTLLELTSRRLESLLEGQDPDIDSGFTFCQRVTTKEYEDQKQQTNQYLLALVQEIDSDPAIPLKQKKKLIKELQKYHSLIYCSGCKATCEFCTLSG